Proteins co-encoded in one Pan paniscus chromosome 23, NHGRI_mPanPan1-v2.0_pri, whole genome shotgun sequence genomic window:
- the ZNF70 gene encoding zinc finger protein 70 encodes MEVPPATKFGETFAFENRLESQQGLFPGEDLGDPFLQERGLEQMAVIYKEIPLGEQDEEHDDYEGNFSLCSSPVQHQSIPPGTRPQDDELFGQTFLQKSDLSMCQIIHSEEPSPCDCAETDRGDSGPNAPHRTPQPAKPYACRECGKAFSQSSHLLRHLVIHTGEKPYECCECGKAFSQSSHLLRHQIIHTGEKPYECRECGKAFRQSSALTQHQKIHTGKRPYECRECGKDFSRSSSLRKHERIHTGERPYQCKECGKSFNQSSGLSQHRKIHTLKKPHECDLCGKAFCHRSHLIRHQRIHTGKKPYKCDECGKAFSQSSNLIEHRKTHTGEKPYKCQKCGKAFSQSSSLIEHQRIHTGEKPYECCQCGKAFCHSSALIQHQRIHTGKKPYTCECGKAFRHRSALIEHYKTHTREKPYVCNLCGKSFRGSSHLIRHQKIHSGEKL; translated from the coding sequence ATGGAGGTTCCCCCAGCAACCAAGTTTGGTGAGACCTTTGCATTTGAGAACAGGTTAGAGTCACAACAAGGACTTTTCCCAGGGGAGGACCTGGGGGACCCTTTTCTTCAGGAAAGAGGTTTGGAGCAAATGGCTGTGATCTACAAGGAGATCCCTCTTGGTGAGCAGGACGAAGAACATGATGATTACGAGGGGAATTTCAGTTTGTGCTCAAGCCCTGTTCAGCATCAAAGTATCCCCCCAGGAACCAGACCCCAGGATGATGAGCTCTTCGGACAAACCTTCCTCCAGAAATCCGACCTCAGCATGTGTCAGATAATCCACAGTGAAGAGCCCAGTCCATGCGATTGTGCAGAAACAGACAGAGGGGACTCAGGACCTAACGCACCTCACAGAACCCCACAACCAGCCAAGCCCTACGCGTGTCGAGAGTGTGGGAAGGCCTTTAGCCAGAGCTCGCACCTGCTCCGACACCTGGTGATCCACACTGGGGAGAAGCCCTATGAGTGCTGTGAGTGCGGGAAGGCCTTCAGCCAGAGCTCCCACCTGCTCAGGCACCAGATCATCCACACTGGGGAGAAGCCCTACGAGTGCCGGGAGTGTGGGAAGGCCTTCCGCCAGAGCTCAGCCCTCACGCAACACCAAAAGATCCACACCGGAAAGAGGCCCTACGAGTGCAGGGAATGCGGGAAAGATTTCAGCCGGAGCTCCAGCCTCAGAAAACACGAGAGAATTCATACAGGAGAGAGACCTTATcagtgtaaggaatgtgggaaatccTTCAACCAGAGCTCAGGCCTGAGCCAGCATCGGAAGATCCACACCCTAAAGAAACCTCACGAGTGCGATCTCTGTGGGAAAGCCTTTTGTCACAGGTCACACCTCATCCGACACCAGCGGATCCACACTGGGAAGAAACCATACAAATGTGATGAGTGCGGGAAGGCCTTCAGCCAGAGCTCCAACCTCATTGAGCACCGCAAGACCCACACCGGCGAGAAGCCCTACAAATGCCAGAAGTGCGGGAAAGCCTTCAGCCAGAGCTCCTCCCTCATTGAGCACCAGCGCATCCACACCGGTGAGAAGCCCTACGAGTGCTGTCAGTGTGGCAAGGCCTTTTGCCACAGCTCTGCGCTGATCCAGCACCAGAGAATCCACACCGGCAAGAAGCCCTACACCTGCGAGTGTGGCAAAGCCTTCCGGCACCGGTCAGCCCTCATCGAGCACTATAAAACCCACACCAGAGAGAAGCCCTACGTGTGCAATCTGTGCGGCAAGTCCTTCCGGGGGAGCTCGCACCTGATTCGCCATCAGAAGATTCATTCTGGGGAGAAGCTATAG